From the Actinopolymorpha singaporensis genome, the window TCGACCAGTTTCACCCACCCGGCCAGATCCTTGGCGACCTGCTCGAGGATGGGCGTCATGTGACGGCACGGAGGGCACCAGGGTGCGCACATGTAGATGAGGACTGGAACCTGCGACCTCTCCACGATGTCGGTGTACGTGTCGTTGTCGGTGTCGACGACCCAAGGGAGGGCAGAGTTGCAGTGGCCGCAGCGCGGCGCACTCTCAGCGGTGGCCCGTACGCGGTTCGTCCGCCCGCAATGCTCACATGTCACGCTGGCTGGGAGATCGTGCGACGTCATGAGGCTTCTCACGCTCCACGTCGAGCCGCCCTGGTTGTCGTCCGTCGACCGACGATCGCTAGGCTCAGCGAGGTTCGGCACTTCGACCCATAAGCGTTTTCGCGCCCAGCCTGCGACAAAATATTTGTTGTTGAGTGCGGGTAACGCCCGTGACTTGGTTGTAAGAGATCCCCGTCACCGGACATTGTCCCCCCGCTCACCGAATCGTGTAAAGGGCCGCCGCCTTCAGGGAGGCGTGATCCGCCGTGGAAGTGGTGAAGCCGACCCGGAACAGGAATGTCGGTCGGAAGAGGCTCAGGCCGGTGCGACGGTGTTGGGTGGACTATGAGAACGATATCCCGATCATGATCGACTTGTCTCAGACCACGAAGGAATGGGGCTAATGGTGACGTGCGCTTTCGGAAGCTTTCCTGACCCACGACTGAACTGAGAGCCTTCAGGCGATGGGGTTGACCACCGCCAGCCGACGACGGGTGTCCGCGGCACCAGGGTCGAGCAGTTCATCGACGGCGGTGCCTACATCGTACGGGCCGGAAGGACCTACATCGCGCGGGGCGGGAAGGGCCTACTCGTACGTGCCGAAGGGCTTACATCGTACGGGCCGAACTCCCAGGTGTTGGTACTGAACGCAGGGGCACGAGCACGGAACCACCGATTCGTAGCGGCCCCCTGGAAGCGGTGTGTCGATACCGCAGCCTGGCACACAAATCCGTGCCTCCGGACACTCAGGGGGCGGCGGTCCAGAAAGTGTTTGGGTCACGGACTGCGCCCGCGAACAAGCTTCGCGTGAGTAGCCTGGCAGGAAGAGCGCACTGCGGATGCCCGCAGACCACCTCGTGCGGCGACGACGTTGCGAACGACCTGCCGGTGCGCAGGAGGCCCGAGGCCTCAATGGCTACTCGCTTGTTTCGTGATCGAAGAGACGCCGGACGCTTCCTGGCCTGCAGTCTCGAGCACTATCGGGACCGTCCGAATGTGGTTGTGCTGGGGCTGCCGCGTGGCGGTGTGCCGGTGGCGTACGAGGTCGCTTCGACTCTGAGTGCCCCGCTCGACGTCTTCGTGGTGCGCAAGCTCGGAGTGCCAGGCCAGGAGGAATTGGCTTTGGGCGCGATCGCGAGCGGAGGCGCCGTGGTGCTCAATGACGACGTAGTTCGCGGGCTTGACATTCCTCCGGAAACCATCCGGCAGGTGGCTGAGCGGGAAGGACGCGAACTGCTGAGCCGCGAGCAAGCATACCGGGCCGGTCGCCCCATGCAGGACCTCGCGGGCAAGGCCGTCATCCTCGTCGACGACGGGCTCGCGACCGGTGCCAGCATGCGAGCCGCGATCCGCGCCCTGCGTGGCCGCCACCCTGAAAGGATCGTGGTCGCCGTACCGGCCGCGCCTTCGTTCACCTGCCAGGAGCTCGCCGATGTCGTCGATGAGGTCGTCTGTGCGACGACGCCGACACCATTCTTCGCGGTCGGGCAGTCCTATTGGGACTTCACCCAGACGACTGATGAGGAGGTGCGTGACCTCCTGCGCGCCGCTTCGCCGTCGCACCCGACCCAGCCGGAAGCGACCTCGTTGACAGAGGCTGGGGTCATCAGGGTGGAGGCCGTACCAGTGGAGGATGGTGTGCCGAGCGGCGACGCATGGTCCGACCTCGTGGGTGACGCCCATGTCGTGTTGATCGGAGAGGCTTCGCACGGCACACACGAGTTCTACGAGGCACGGGCGAGGTTGACGCGGCGGTTGATCGAGGAGAAGGGATTCTGCGCCGTCGCGGCGGAGGCCGACTGGCCGGATGCCTATCGGGTGAACCGTTACGTCCGTGGACGGAGCGAGGACACAACCGCCGAGGAGTCACTGCGTGGGTTCGAGCGGTTCCCGGCCTGGATGTGGAGAAATACGGTTGTGCTCGACTTCGTAGGGTGGCTCAGGGAGCACAACGACCGCCTTGCTGGAGACGAGCGGGCCAAGGCGGGCTTTTACGGCTTGGACGTCTATTCCCTCTATCGCTCGATGCAGGAGGTTATCGCCTACCTCGAGAGGGTGGACCCAGACGCCGCTGCGCGGGCTCGCGAGCGATACGCGTGCTTCGATCACGTGAGCGGCGACGACGGCCAGGAGTACGGCTGGGCGGCGGCCTTCGGCGCTGGCCCCACGTGCGAGCAGGAGGTGGTCGACCAGCTCGTGGACCTACGGCGTAAGGCGTGGGAGTACACGCGGGAAGACGG encodes:
- a CDS encoding erythromycin esterase family protein — translated: MATRLFRDRRDAGRFLACSLEHYRDRPNVVVLGLPRGGVPVAYEVASTLSAPLDVFVVRKLGVPGQEELALGAIASGGAVVLNDDVVRGLDIPPETIRQVAEREGRELLSREQAYRAGRPMQDLAGKAVILVDDGLATGASMRAAIRALRGRHPERIVVAVPAAPSFTCQELADVVDEVVCATTPTPFFAVGQSYWDFTQTTDEEVRDLLRAASPSHPTQPEATSLTEAGVIRVEAVPVEDGVPSGDAWSDLVGDAHVVLIGEASHGTHEFYEARARLTRRLIEEKGFCAVAAEADWPDAYRVNRYVRGRSEDTTAEESLRGFERFPAWMWRNTVVLDFVGWLREHNDRLAGDERAKAGFYGLDVYSLYRSMQEVIAYLERVDPDAAARARERYACFDHVSGDDGQEYGWAAAFGAGPTCEQEVVDQLVDLRRKAWEYTREDGGLVEDEYFYAEQNARIVATAAEYYRTMFGSRVSSWNLRDRAMVETLEALRAHLGRQREEEARIVVWAHNSHVGDARATELESRGEFNVGELARERYAGDCRLVGFTTYVGTVTAANDWGAPADRKVVRPGIPESVEELFHEVGEKEFMVAVGRAPRAAEVLRTARIERAIGVVYRPETERQSHYFRSRVADQFDALIHIDETRALQPIERTARWDRGDAPETYPFAV
- a CDS encoding thioredoxin family protein, which produces MTSHDLPASVTCEHCGRTNRVRATAESAPRCGHCNSALPWVVDTDNDTYTDIVERSQVPVLIYMCAPWCPPCRHMTPILEQVAKDLAGWVKLVEVEVDEAPEIPERLAIRSVPALIFMKRGKALATHVGAAPALIVRAWVEETLAKASSPAPVTHAYFREVGPHDRHI